acTGGTGCGTTACCTCATCTCAGAGACCCTTCCAGCTACTGATACCAAAACACATTGATGAGCAGGGTGGTCAAAATGCCTGGTCTCAGATAGTTCCGAACAGAACATGAAGAAAGTGCAGTAGGTCTTCCCCAGGACCCAGCAAAATCAGCATTGGTGTCATGAAGGTCAACCTTTTAACTGGTTATCAAGTTGGAAATGGCCAAGCTGATAAGGAGAATTTTGGATGTCCTCACACGACTCCTCTTACTCGGCACAAGCTAAACGCAGCAAATTGTTCCGCCACAATTTCCTAGTACGCATTATTGCTCGTTTAGGGATTCTATCGCCACTTTCACAAGGAGACTAAATGTATCgttgtggcaggctggagagtggatagaggcatagagacagtctggagttcaaaaaaatactatttttattataaacacaaaaatgaaagagcacaagagccaaaacaaagcaatttaaacacaaatagagcCAGCAATGGGTATAAGTTAACAATACACtccaaaaataaaggtttctcaGGCTCGAGGGCAATGACCTGCAAATCCTTATTGGCGcattcaaaaacattaaaaatcacaaacaccaaaacagacTAACTgcttctcagctccctcctccccaaattaaaagcagaggcctccttttatgtcaggttggctgggcgctgattggtcgttaatcaacctaatcatctaatcaaccccagccacctgaacacaataaacccaagcagctaggggaatttaaccccataattgccaatttataaagggcagagctctacTCTGGCTCACTCCTCCCTCTAGCTCAGCTGCTACCTATGGAGCGAAATCTCCGATGCTGGCGTGCGTTCTGCTGCCTACACTCGTCtcgctgttatggtgggtggtggtgggtggggttgatgtcggagccccaagccttctttggttgagggggccccgaatgtccaaggtagcatggcgacggcgacccggctccctctagtggaggaGGCGGTGCGGCCGACGCGAGTGGCCTCCGCGCCTGCGCGTGGCCGAGGTCAGGAGCCGGCCGCCCCctcggcccggctccctctggtggcggaggcggcggccgggCCCCCTCCGGTGGCGGAGAGCGGCGACCGCGGCCCAACCACCGCTACCGGACCCGCCTCGGCACACGACCACCTCAGACAAAACTAACCAAGGGATAACACCAGCTGCCATAGCGATGCGAGATCCTAGGCAACCACCGATCCACTATGTGTCATGCCGAGGTGCTTACGCGGAGCCGGTGTGCATGCCTCTCGAAGCGTAACCCGCGAACGTCTCCGAGCTCAcccttctctggctctgggagcgacggcgggtgctcctccctctctggctctgggggccacggcggctcctcacccctctctggctctggggacgcaCTTGGCTCTGGGAGctacggcagctcctccctctcctggctctgggagcgacggcagttcctcacccctctctggctctcgggaaggcggctcacccctctctggctcttgggaaggcggctcacctctctttatttgagtgaccggtggatctcccatgtctaccgccaggtaattaaccaccatgaggcaacctctgggaaggaggccgggtggtgctgttcctcccactgttcccacctctccccatctcgacgccacagcgtgttgataactatggggagatcgtggacgaggtctgcctcagggtgcatcaaccagtcccagatctcctgggacggtggtgaaggtggtggtgctggaggtagtggggtggcccctgatgcccggggtgaacacggcacctcttcctgggcctggttgtaggggcatcctgcccagttgtggccgtcctcctcacaacggccacaccagtttgccggtggcacgtctgggcaggaccgccaacgatggtcctctttttcccgcaccaggaacaccaggggaagaggctggccgggtcctccagcggtggctgcagcagcttacatttcttcagctgctgtttgtcctgccttttccactgtctgctcttctttcccctgttaaaaaaaaaaaaaaaaaaaaaaaaaaaacaaaaaaaaaaaaaaataaaaataaaacaaaatactgctctgagcctctaggtgacGCTATCCCACTTCTTACACCAAATGTGgaaggctggcgagtggatagaggccaagagacagactgcagttcaaaaaaataactattttattataaataaacaaaaatgaaagtgcacaagggccaaaataaagcgatttaaacacaaaaagaaagacaaaaaacaaaacttacaaaaataaaggtttccaggctgggcaatgccttcactggattcaaaaatagacaaattcaaacaccaaaaaccaaaacaaacccaaacaccaaacctgcttcctcagctccctcctcccaaatgaaaagcagaggccccCTTTTATATCAGGCGGCTGGGCGCTgactgatcgttaattaaactaatcaactaatcaaccccagccacctgaacacaattaaccaaggcaggtaggggaaggtCCAGGATTCAGCAGTTGGATAAAGAGCATAGTCAGATAACCTTAATCTaggtattattcttttttttaattgagtcagTTATGTGTGTATATTGATCCTATATTGTTAATGGACAGCATAACAATATGATATGTCACCTCAGGGTTAAAGTGTTAAATTCTAGTTAGCAAGCAACCAGAATTCCATTGAActggaaaaataacacaaaaagtcTACCAGGAAGCTCAGACAATGGGGAATAATGCATGAAAGCAGAGGCTGAGAGGATTAAAAACAGGGAAAACAGCTCTTAAAAAGCTGTTAgggtctaatttaaaaaaaaaaaacgacagaaGAGGACTGAGAAAGAGAGCCCGACACAGATCCTGAATGCACAAAAACCAATCTCCAAATAGCCCTCTTGACTTCGATTGCAGGTGGCCTCGGTCTTCAATActttcagaaacacacacaataaaatgggaaaacctggccGCTAAATCCCAAGCAGAAGGCTTGAGGGATTCATATTAGCAAGCCTGTGCTAACCCATCATTCTTCTTGAAATTGAAAATACAGACGCGTACTGGAGGAAAAACACACGGTTCGACCTTATAGACTGCTTCATTGTGTGGTTGTAGTACCACATATAGTGTAGGACCAGGGCTATAGAACTCGGTTagttgctgggctgcagtgtggaaggcagtgggtttgagtagctcagtggttagagtgcagggctgcagtgtggaaggcagtgggtttgagtagctcaggggttagagtgcagggctgcagtgtggaaggcggtgtgtttgagtagctcagtggttagtgctgggctgcagtgtggaaggcagtgggtttgagtagctcagtggttagagtgctgggctgcagtgtggaaggcagtgggtttgagtagctcagtggttagagtgctgggctgcagtgtggaaggcagtgtgtttgagtagctcagtggttaggagcgcagggctgcagtgtggaaggcagtgggtttgagtagctcagtggtgagtgctgggctgcagggtggaaggcagtgggtttgagtagctcagtggttagagtgctgggctgcagtgtggaaggcagtgggtttgagtagctcagtggttaaagaaagcgctgggctgcagggtggaaggcagtggttttgagtagctcagtggttacagcgctgggctgcagtgtggaaggcagtgggtttgagtagctcagtggtttcAACAGACTGTCACGCCCACGCACACCCTTCCGTCACCCAAACGCATCGAGTCACCAGTCTCACGCCCGACGTCCCATCACTCCTTCACGGTCCCCTAGCTCAGTGTAGTTCGAGTTGCTCCATGACTTCGaccgctgggctgcagtgtggaaggcagtgggtttgagtagctcagtggttagagtgctgggctgcagtgtggaaggcagtgggtttgagtagcaaTTCGGGAGCTCTCAACGACGTTagatgggctgcagtgtggaaggcagtgggtttgagtagctcagtggttagagtgcagggctgcagtgtggaaggcagtgggtttgagtggctcagtggttagagtgctgggctgcagtgtggaaggcagtgggtttgagtagctcagtggttagtgtgctgggctgcagtgtggaaggtagcttgtttgagtagctcagtggttagagtgctgggctgcagtgtggaaggtggtgGGTTCGAGTagttcagtggttagagagagcgctgggctgcagtgtggcaggcagtgggtttgagtagctcagcggttagcgctgggctgcagtgtggaaggcagtgggtttgagtagctcagcggttagagcgctgggctgcagtgtggaaggctgtgggtttgagtagctcagtggttagagtgcagggctgcagtgtggaaggcagtgggtttgagtagctcagtggttagagtgcagggatgcagtgtggaaggcagtgggtttgagtagttcAGTGGTTAGAGTGGTGCtggctgcagcgtggaaggcagtgggtttgagtagctcagtggttagagtgctgggctgcagtgtggaaggcagtgtgtttgagtagctcagtggttacagcgctgggctacagtgtggaaggcaatgggtttgagtagctcagtggttagagtgcagggctgcagtgtggaaggcagtgggtttgagttgctcagtggttggAGCCCTGGGCTGCGGTGTGGAAGGCAGCTGGGTTCAGTAGCTCTGTGGTTAGTTAAAGTGCTTGGCTGCAGTGGTCTCTTCTAATCTGGCTTATTCCTTCCTAATTTTCAGCTATTTGCATCTCGTGTGCTGGAAGGTCTCTTTAGAGACCTGCAGCATTGAAACGTTTTAACCCCCACAGTTCAGATGGCTAAGCAGAAAGCAATGTGCACGGCTGCATGTCCTTCTGCTTGGCACTGCCTTCACACTGCACTGCCAACACCATTCCATAGGAGCACTTTGAAACCACGGGAGAGGGGAGGAACCACCGCACAACTGTATTAATCGGTGACCGTCAACACTCGTTTTTGAGACCCTTTTCATCGTGCGGAAGTTTTTGGTTGTAAGACCAAACGTCGTTCAACCAGCCAATCACAACCGCCCTCTCTCTCCTGCAGCAACTTCCATACAGATCCAATGGCAGCATTTGCCTTCCAAAGAGTTCCCTAAAGCTGTTTGCTTTGCTTATAGCAATAGAGGGCGAAAAAGGAGGATAATCtgtaaggaaaaataaatacattaaaaaaaaaatcgcaaaaTTGTAAAACCTCATGCTTGTTCCAAAACTGTTTGTGGTGAGCAGCTGAGCTCCAGATCCTCAGGACACACAGCTGGAGAGCTGGGGGTGGGTGGAGatctgggggtggggggtctttATGTTCTTATTGAGAGGAGATCTCATTCTCTCCACAATCCAGTGTGGAGCGGATAGCACCTTGACTTACAGCTCAGTGGGTGGGGTGGGAGCGTAGAGGGGGGGCTGCCTGTATTAAGCCCCCAGCTCCCCAGATGAAGTGTATAATTGGCTGGAGACAAAAGCCCCTGGCAGACCTTGGAAGCCTGCTTCAATGGGACGCCTTTGAAAGACAGACCCCATCCCAGGGGGGTAAGGCCGCTATTGAAAAGCTATTAAAGACGCATTTAGCAAGGATTGATTGGGAATGAAGAGGGTGATAAAAGAGAGGGACGGGAGGACAAAGGGAGGCTCTGGGCACCGTATGTTCCTGTTCTTTGCCTGTTTTTCTTCCAGGGCCCCTCGCAGTCTGTTTAAGTGTCTCTCTTGAGGAATAATTCCTCTGGTTTAGTGCCACCTCAGTGGACCTTCTTTAAGCAGATGAAGATTTCTGTCTGAGAGGCTCGACAAATTGATTCTGatcaaactgacaaaaaaaaagaatgttcagGTCGAAGCACTTTTGTTTTAGTAATGTTGAGCACTATTGAGCGATTATTAGGTATGGATTATAGCGAGctatataaaagtttaaaaggcGATATAACTGCAGTGGACAAAAGGcgtaaatgatttaaaaacattatatatattaaatatattcccCTAGCTACCATCAGAAACATGTCTTTTGTATAATGCTAGTTGTCTAAAATGTTCACTCAACATTTTCACTGCCCATGTTCTGTTTGCCTCATGACACGTTTCAATCGCACCTTCCTGTAAAAAGTTTCAGGCGAGCTGAACTATTTTAATTCTTTCTATTTCAAAAGCAGCTGATAAGGCAGGTCCATCTGAAGACGAGTTTAGTGTGCGACTCGCACCTGGAGCTGTTTGGACAGCGAGGTTCTGGAGCGTCACTCACTCCGTGGTACGTTTCTCTCCCTCCAGGACGCGCCGCGTACTTCTCGCAGGAGCCTCAGGACCAGATGGTGGTGAGCGGTCAGTCCGTGACGCTGCCCTGCGTCATCGTGGGATACCGCGGCATGGTGCAGTGGACCAAGGATGGGCTGGCGCTGGGAGGAGAGAGGGACCTGCCAGGTAAGCAACTTTAGTAAAAGCAGGAGAACAGTTAGGGAACAAAGTGTGATGGCACTTGAAGGAATTCAACAGGACAgaattgttttcatttcattctcCAACTGTTCTTcaaaagatatttattttaaaaagtgctttcgATCTTCTGTGCTAAAAAGTTGCATGGTACTAGGTTTGTTACATGAATGcgtttccctctccctctctgtccccCCCTGCAGGCTGGACCCGGTACTCCATCATGGGAGCGCCCATGTCGGACGAGCACAGTCTGCTCATTGACTCTGCTGAGCTGACGGATGACGCTGTGTACGAGTGCCAGGCCACGCAGGCTGCCCTGCGCTCCCACAGAGCCAGGCTCACTGTGCTGGGTAAGGGAGCTgatacccagcacactgccatcGCAGGAGCATGGGAATGGGATTGGGGTGTGCTGAGCAATTACTTCAGGGCAAGGTTTATTGTTAATagaatttaattacatttgttttttttagttgttttgccAGTTCTGTCGACagtttgttttacctttaaaaaaaaaaaaaaaaaaagaaaaaaaccatgGAGGGCATGGCTAGTGAATAGCGCACAAAGGGTGTTGATGTCATATTGTCAGAGAGCTAATGAGGTCTTCCAGTCCAGCTAACCCACCCTTGTTGATCCCCAGTGCCCCCCGAGGACCCCACAGTGGACGACGGGCCGGTGGTGAGGCTGAAAGCACACGAGCCCTACAACCTAACCTGCAGAGCCTCGGGGGCGAAGCCAGCCGCGGAGATCACATGGTACCGGGAGGGGGAGCTGCAGGAGGCTGCGGTCTACTCCAAGGTAACAGTCCGGGCTTCCTCCTGGTCCAATATCCAGACACGCCTTCATTGGGAATGAGCTGGGGAGCACCAGTTAAATAAATCAacagggtaaaataaataaacctggcAGCCCATCAAATCAAATCTGAGAAATGTGCTTCTGGAACTTTTTATTTTGGACCTcgtcatttatacattttatgaaGGAATACAAACGCGGCCGTCTCTGCGGCGGGATGCTTTGAGCTGTGAATGTTTGAATTTCCCGGCTGGCCCGCGTGATTAATCATGTAGTctaatgctgtgtgttttttctctccTCAGAGTCTGATGGAAGATGGTAAGCGGGAGCTGTCGTCCAGCATGCTCCTGGTCACTCCTGAGGATCAGGACACGGGTCGAGCGTTCACCTGCCACGTCAGCAACCCTGCCGCCCCTGCTGGCAAGCAAACCTCCGTCACACTCAACGTGCAGCGTGAGTACACAGCCTCGCTTCCCCTGAGTCCACAGCCTCGCTGCCCCTGAGTACACAGCCTCGCTGCCCCTGAGTCCTCCCCGCGCAGTGAGTGTGGAAGAGCTGGTGATACAGTTCAGTACACAGCCTCACTCCCCCTGGGTCCTCCCAGCGCAGTGAGTGTGGAAATGCTGGTGATGAACTGAAATTCAATAGGAAACAGGGCTTCTGGTGGTAATAGCCTAGAGTTTATTTAAACTTTAGCCATGTGgtaaactttttacatttttcccAACAAAAACCTGCAAATATGCATTAGGTTCTGATTCATTTTGTAAACGCCAATCTTGAAAAATTTAACGGTTCGTGTCAGATTATTAGTAACCCTGGATTACCTGGGGCTGGATTACTGTAATCCAAGATTACTGTTTATCCTGGGTCTGTGAAGCAAGCTCTCCCCAGTTTGAGCTCCTACAGAATTCCCAGCTTCCACGTCCGACATTGTAAATGGGCCGGTCTTTCTTTCCCGAGCCCAGTGTCCTGCTGATTTGGTTTTTGGTGACGAACTCCCTTCCCTTTTCCTTTCAGACCCCCCGACCGTCACTCTCTCTGTTGAGCCGCAGACCGTCCTGGAAGGAGCCAAGGTTCTCTTCGTCTGCTTTGCTTCGGCCAACCCGGAGATCACCGGCTACAGGTACCGCTCAGGACTGCCTGCCTTGTCACTGCTGGACAATGCAATGGGGCAAAGTAGAACagaacaaatacaacacaaaacaaaacgccTAAAAAAAGTCAGTGTTTTGGAACTAGCAGGCCGGTAGTGCACTTAGCAGCTACAAAGCAATATAACTGCTTCCCTGATTAGGAAAACAACATGCTCTTGCCACTGATCATGCTTACAGAGCTATACATTGTTTTGTTCCCCTGCTATTATGAAGGCATACACAGGTTTTCAGATCGACCCAATAAAGTAGTTTGCAAGATATCAGAGACTCAAGATTTTATAGAAGTGAATATCTAAGCAAACAACaccccccacctctctctctctcaggtgggcGAAAGGCGGCGTGCTCATCTCCGAGGCCAATGGAGACAGCCTGGAGGCCACGGTCGACCACACCTACTTCACCGACCCCGTGTCCTGCGAGGTGTCCAACTCCGTGGGCAGCACCAACGTCAGCACCCTGGTGGATGTGCAGTGTAAGCGCTTACTGCCTCTCGCTCTCCCGGGTTGTTCTCCAgttttttgcatcacctagaattttgatCCCGGGTTGGACTCAGTTTTTTGCATTTGTCAAGATTGAACCAaaagaacattattcagcaggttttgttcgactttatgaagcaaatgtgttaattctacatAGAGGGTGATCGCTGCACGGGAACTTTGTCGGTCGCTGTTTCagggtaattaaataaaaagaggaTCCTccggtttggggtttggggtttggggtttggggtttggggttctTCAGTGTGTTTTTAACTCGGTTCTTTTATTTGCAGTCGGTCCGATGCTGATGTCTGAACCCAAGCCCCAGTCTGTGGATGTCGGAATGGACGCTGCCTTTACCTGCTCCTGGACAGGGAACCCACCTTTGACCTTAGCCTGGACCAAAGTGGGCTCAAACGTGGTAAGTGGACCAGCCCTTATTTTCAGCACGTATTCAAACAATCCCACAGGAACCATGAAGAGAGGTGAAATACCCAAAGTAAACCATGACGAATCTGCCAAAGCAGTTCTCTCCTGTCCGCTTGATTctcattttattctctttttaaCTTGTTCTTACCTGTAAAGAATGTCCTCTTTGGCTCTTTTTTTCATTGCCTAAGTTTAGAACTTTTCTAGTTAACAACGAGTTCCTGTAATCTGAGGGAACTGAAAGCCACTTTTCAGAGCTTGGTTTTTAGGTTTCATGGCACAAAAGAGGAGACTTGGGGGTTTGTCTCCTGGTGGTGtcttggaaccaggtttcaagccagcGTTCCTGATAAAGTGtctttgtgttccttcagcttcAAAAAGGCAGCAATGATAACTGGCAAGCAGCCCCTTGTAGATCCAGAGAGCTTTACAGTAAATGCTTATCCCATAGGGGGTTCATCTCTCTGCTCTCCAGTGACATGACTGCTCTCCTCCTCCAGGTCCTCAGTAACGGGAACACTCTGCAGCTGAAGGCGGTCACCCAGGAGGATGCTGGGAGCTACGCCTGCAAAGCCATCGTGCCGCGCGTCGGAGTGGCTGAGCAGGAGGTCACTCTCACAGTGAACGGTGCGTCTGCAATGCACTTCCTCTCactctctgtgtgcgtgtgcgtgtgtgtgcgcgtgtgtgagCACTGAGGACTTCAAACAGGGAAGCATTCCAAAAGTAAAAGCAcaataaagcataggcaagcattagaaaggtctggtaaagcacagggaagcattgtaaagcacagagaggtctgctaaagcatagggaagcattgtaaagcacagagaggtctggtaaagcatagggaagcattgtaaagcacagaggggtatggtaaagcatggggaagcattgcaaagcacagagaggtctggtaaagcatggggaagcattgtaaagcacagagaggtctgataaagcatagggaagcattgcaaagcacagagaggtctgggaaagcatatttaaaaaaagaaaagaaatattaaGAGCGAGGAGGCTATTGGTCCCGGGACAGCATCCAGACTTTAAGGCTTCCAATGGATAACCCGTTCCGTACAGCCTCATCCTCCATGGCCCACCCTGTCCTGAATCTGTCTCTGATCTCCTCTCATTTCTTTaccccccctctttctctccaGGCCCCCCACTGATCACAGCAGAGCCCCTCCAGCACTCAGCCAAGGGGGGCAATGCGAAGCTCGAGTGTTTCGTTGACAGCACGCCCCCGCCAGACAAGATTGTAAGTGTAGTCAAACTGGTATAGAAAAAGGTGAATGCAGAATCTGTATTtaatccaacaaaacaaacacaagttttGTGAATTGGGCTCAATGTATGTCCTCTGCCTGCCTTCACTCTCAGAATGTTAGGTGGTGTATTAGAAgccagggctggaaataagactcccgttgcacagcagtttcatccattccaggttttaataggagccaggactggatcaaacacTGCTATGCAGGGggtctcattcccatccctgagAGCTCAGGCTTGCTGTATAATGTTTCTGCTGGTTTGGCTGaccattccccccccccctcctgtccCTGCCCAGGTCTGGTCATTCGGTGAGACCACCTTGTCAGGAGGCAGCTCAGGTCGATTCACGGTCACCACCGCCTCGGTGGCCGGGGGAGTGATGTCATCGCTGGTCATCACAGAGACGACAGAGCATGACTTCAGCATTCGCTACAACTGCAGCGCGTGGAACCGCTTCGGAGAGGGAGTGGCCCTGCTAACACTCCAGGAGCAAGGTGGGAGGGGCTgcccagtcattattattatattctgtcATGGGAGGGGGTTTCAGGGTTTGGGTTAGAGGGCCTCTGGATGTGCCTTCGTACACAAAAAAAGCTACagtattttcaaagcttttctgCCATCTTTAATTTGTAAAACGATAGACAAACAGCTTTAGAGACCGACTGTATAGAGCTGTGTCTTTTTCTGATTCCGGGAAGGGATTTCAATCCAGTCCTttggtacagtacagtgcaatctTCAGCCGATTCTTCATTGACTCCTATCCTCGATCTGTACTTTGTTTCCCTGCAGAAGTGCTCCCCCTAATGATCATAGTGGGTGCTGCAGTTGGGGGCGGAGCCATTCTCCTGGCCTGTATCCTTGTCATCATCCTGCTGCGCTGCAGGAACTCTTGGAAAGGTGAGGTCAAAGCTCCTATGCACGCACTGTAGCGATTACATTCTTAAATGAAGAAGCTTTGATCGTTTGTGCAGCAAAAGCAAAGATGGTCCCATTTGGGGATTTGGTCTACTCTCGTCGCATGCTTGtcaaattaaatcaaaaccaCGTCAGAAAGACGAATAACCACCTGGTGCAACGTTCTTGCTGTCAGTTTTCTCTTCTCCACAAAGAGAGCCACTGAGCTGCGGGGCAGCGACTGAGTTAGCATGCCAGTCCTGCTAGTGaactctccctcctccctcctcccaggCAAGAAGAGCACCCGCCTCTCCAAGAGTGACATCCGAGTGCAGATCGTGCACAGCGACCACAACGTGGCCCGGACCAATGAGGACGAAGAGGAGGACGTGAAGGAGACAATGGTAGGCCACCTTTTCTGAAATAATGGCACAATGAAAAATAGGCTGATTCAGTTGTGTGTGTAGATGAGCCTTGTGTCCACTGAGTTAACAATTCAAAAGTCATAGTGAGCTCAGTTGAAGGATGGGGGTTACAATCTTTTATCATTCATTGTATGTGTAATTGTGTATTGTCAAGTTGTAGGCTATACTCGCAGTCCTACAATGTCTTGGCATGTCGCCGTATCTTACCACACAGAGTTCACATAAACAGTTTTATCATTCTAAAAATAAGATGTGAAACACAAGGAGATGGGGGGCCGTTTCTGTCCACACGCCTCCTAGCGCATTGTGGAAGTGGGAATAGATGTTGTGAAGAGTGTCTATTACCATACGTCTAAATACAGGGCCATTCAGCAAGGTAACCCTCACGCACTCAACGAAAGGGTCTCCTGAAATGTGGTCTTAACACTGGAT
This window of the Polyodon spathula isolate WHYD16114869_AA chromosome 24, ASM1765450v1, whole genome shotgun sequence genome carries:
- the LOC121298555 gene encoding kin of IRRE-like protein 1, which codes for QKQLIRQVHLKTSLVCDSHLELFGQRGSGASLTPWYVSLPPGRAAYFSQEPQDQMVVSGQSVTLPCVIVGYRGMVQWTKDGLALGGERDLPGWTRYSIMGAPMSDEHSLLIDSAELTDDAVYECQATQAALRSHRARLTVLVPPEDPTVDDGPVVRLKAHEPYNLTCRASGAKPAAEITWYREGELQEAAVYSKSLMEDGKRELSSSMLLVTPEDQDTGRAFTCHVSNPAAPAGKQTSVTLNVQHPPTVTLSVEPQTVLEGAKVLFVCFASANPEITGYRWAKGGVLISEANGDSLEATVDHTYFTDPVSCEVSNSVGSTNVSTLVDVQFGPMLMSEPKPQSVDVGMDAAFTCSWTGNPPLTLAWTKVGSNVVLSNGNTLQLKAVTQEDAGSYACKAIVPRVGVAEQEVTLTVNGPPLITAEPLQHSAKGGNAKLECFVDSTPPPDKIVWSFGETTLSGGSSGRFTVTTASVAGGVMSSLVITETTEHDFSIRYNCSAWNRFGEGVALLTLQEQEVLPLMIIVGAAVGGGAILLACILVIILLRCRNSWKGKKSTRLSKSDIRVQIVHSDHNVARTNEDEEEDVKETMAPNSESPGTSRTEHSDLLEEEEDERAELKDPTNGYYNVRTHEDLHIRSGFSDYLPNPRPIYTPSSQQASQPRIYDYRHRYGTATGGRTPYEQQYPQEPVYGGSAYLPAPYGRAFTSYMKPATYEKVDSYDPCDQASKVSSSSRFSFASSQQSDFGRPSQTRMQTHV